A window of the Phycicoccus sp. M110.8 genome harbors these coding sequences:
- a CDS encoding ornithine cyclodeaminase family protein: MRFLTDADVAALLPTPLETVALAREALVARASGDVEVPPKPAVHTVPGSFANAMPAAWPARNLLGCKWITIFPDNPAAGLPTADGLMVVNDGATGRTRCVMQAGVLTAARTAAVSGACVQALAPAGAAVAVTGAGVQARSHLRVLAALGHTDVRVYSRREEARQELHEWAAGEVPEVHLRCTDDPERAVRGAVVVVTALGIGVQGAHLDPSWVSPDALLLPLDYATSVGPDLATGAVLVADDVDQFEAVRATGRLGSYPAPGDWTGALLGRGRPAHGRVVCQNLGNGLSDLVVASAVADAAEASGAGHLLDTEGT; the protein is encoded by the coding sequence GTGCGCTTCCTCACCGACGCCGACGTGGCGGCCCTCCTCCCGACGCCGCTCGAGACCGTCGCCCTGGCCCGCGAGGCCCTGGTCGCCCGCGCGTCCGGCGACGTGGAGGTCCCGCCGAAGCCGGCCGTCCACACGGTGCCCGGCAGCTTCGCCAACGCGATGCCCGCCGCGTGGCCCGCGCGGAACCTGCTGGGCTGCAAGTGGATCACGATCTTCCCGGACAACCCGGCCGCCGGGCTCCCGACCGCCGACGGCCTGATGGTCGTCAACGACGGAGCCACCGGGCGGACCCGGTGCGTCATGCAGGCCGGGGTGCTCACCGCCGCCCGGACCGCGGCCGTGTCCGGCGCCTGCGTGCAGGCACTCGCGCCCGCCGGCGCTGCGGTGGCCGTCACCGGCGCCGGCGTCCAGGCGCGGTCGCACCTTCGCGTCCTGGCAGCCCTCGGCCACACCGACGTCCGCGTCTACTCGCGGCGGGAGGAGGCGCGCCAGGAGCTGCACGAGTGGGCCGCCGGCGAGGTGCCGGAGGTGCACCTGCGCTGCACCGACGACCCGGAGCGAGCGGTGCGCGGTGCGGTGGTCGTGGTGACCGCCCTGGGCATCGGGGTGCAGGGGGCCCACCTGGACCCGTCGTGGGTGTCGCCGGACGCGCTGCTGCTGCCGCTGGACTACGCGACCTCGGTCGGCCCCGACCTGGCCACGGGTGCGGTGCTGGTCGCCGACGACGTCGACCAGTTCGAGGCCGTCAGGGCGACCGGTCGTCTCGGCAGCTACCCCGCACCCGGCGACTGGACCGGCGCGCTGCTCGGGCGCGGCCGACCCGCCCACGGCCGGGTCGTCTGCCAGAACCTCGGCAACGGCCTCAGCGACCTCGTCGTGGCGTCCGCCGTCGCCGACGCGGCCGAGGCGTCGGGTGCCGGACACCTGCTCGACACCGAGGGCACCTAG
- a CDS encoding tyrosine-protein phosphatase: MSTPGWIDLDGVVNMRDVGGLPTTDGGRVATGRLLRSDNLQDLTDADVRHLVERVGVTDIVDLRSDVEVRIEGPGPLQVRELATHHRHSLFRDDEVEVSAEDALVLPWSKSARTERPKPPRRDDDYWASHYLGYLADRPDSVLGALQVVAESRGATIVHCAAGKDRTGTVVGLALSVAGVSDEDVVADYVATGERIEAIVARLMARPAYEEVLRDQPMSHHLPRPETMERILAVLAERHGGAAGWLLENGWSEDQVAQLRGRLRD; the protein is encoded by the coding sequence GTGAGCACTCCCGGCTGGATCGACCTCGACGGCGTCGTCAACATGCGTGACGTGGGCGGCCTCCCGACCACCGACGGCGGGAGGGTGGCCACCGGCCGCCTGCTGCGCTCGGACAACCTCCAGGACCTCACCGACGCCGACGTCCGGCACCTCGTCGAGCGGGTGGGCGTCACCGACATCGTCGACCTGCGCAGCGACGTCGAGGTGCGGATCGAGGGCCCCGGCCCGCTCCAGGTCCGCGAGCTCGCCACCCACCACCGGCACTCGCTCTTCCGCGACGACGAGGTGGAGGTCAGCGCCGAGGACGCCCTCGTCCTCCCGTGGTCGAAGTCGGCCCGCACCGAGCGCCCGAAGCCGCCGCGGCGCGACGACGACTACTGGGCCAGCCACTACCTGGGCTACCTCGCCGACCGCCCCGACTCGGTGCTCGGCGCGCTGCAGGTCGTGGCGGAGAGCCGTGGCGCGACGATCGTGCACTGCGCCGCGGGCAAGGACCGCACCGGCACCGTGGTCGGTCTCGCACTCTCGGTGGCCGGCGTCTCGGACGAGGACGTCGTCGCCGACTACGTCGCCACCGGTGAGCGGATCGAGGCGATCGTGGCGCGCCTCATGGCCCGGCCGGCATACGAGGAGGTGCTCCGGGACCAGCCGATGAGCCACCACCTGCCGCGCCCGGAGACCATGGAGCGCATCCTCGCCGTGCTCGCGGAGCGCCACGGCGGCGCGGCCGGCTGGCTGCTCGAGAACGGCTGGAGCGAGGACCAGGTCGCCCAGCTGCGCGGCCGCCTGCGCGACTGA
- a CDS encoding hotdog fold domain-containing protein, with amino-acid sequence MVDTYALYRRLAAYPQGNRLFSLVFEQAAPYFRSARPRFVSLEPNRAVLTVRKRRRVQNHLGTVHVIAICNGLEAAMGALAEASIPPTRRWIPKGMEVAYTAKATSDITCVAETDPADWERAGDTEVPVRVRGVRSDGTTVVEGVVRLWVTDKPGTPVRPSA; translated from the coding sequence ATGGTCGACACCTACGCGCTCTACCGGCGGCTCGCGGCATACCCGCAGGGGAACCGGCTGTTCTCGCTGGTCTTCGAGCAGGCAGCGCCCTACTTCCGTTCGGCCCGCCCGCGGTTCGTGAGCCTGGAGCCGAACCGCGCCGTGCTGACGGTCCGCAAGCGCCGGCGGGTGCAGAACCACCTCGGCACGGTCCACGTCATCGCGATCTGCAACGGCCTCGAGGCGGCGATGGGCGCGCTGGCCGAGGCGAGCATCCCGCCCACGCGGCGCTGGATCCCCAAGGGCATGGAGGTCGCCTACACCGCGAAGGCGACGTCCGACATCACCTGCGTCGCCGAGACCGACCCGGCCGACTGGGAGCGGGCGGGCGACACCGAGGTGCCGGTGCGGGTGCGCGGCGTGCGGTCCGACGGCACGACCGTGGTCGAGGGCGTGGTCCGCCTCTGGGTGACCGACAAGCCCGGCACACCGGTCCGCCCGTCGGCCTGA
- the lepA gene encoding translation elongation factor 4, whose translation MARTALQPAATPPELIRNFCIIAHIDHGKSTLADRMLQMTGVVDERAMRAQYLDRMDIERERGITIKSQAVRMPWELEGTTYALNMIDTPGHVDFTYEVSRSLAACEGAVLLVDAAQGIEAQTLANLYLAMENDLTIIPVLNKIDLPAAQPEKYADELAGLIGCDPEDCLKVSGKTGVGVEPLLDEIVRQLPAPVGVADAPARAMIFDSVYDTYRGVVTYVRVVDGHLSPRERIQMMSTRATHELLEIGVISPEPVPSKGLGVGEVGYLITGVKDVRQSRVGDTVTNQSKPAKDALGGYRDPKPMVFSGLYPIDGSDYPDLRDALDKLKLNDAALVYEPETSAALGFGFRIGFLGMLHLEIVRERLEREFNLDLISTLPNVVYDVTMDDGKEIVVTNPSEFPYGKVASVTEPVVRATILAPSEFIGAIMELCQQKRGSLRGMDYLSEDRVEMRYTLPLAEIVFDFFDQLKSRTRGYASLDYEPDGEQEADLVKVDILLQGETVDAFSAIVHKDKAYAYGVMMASKLKDLIPRQQFEVPIQAAIGARIIARENIRAIRKDVLAKCYGGDISRKRKLLEKQKAGKKRMKSIGTVEVPPEAFIAALSSDTEKSKK comes from the coding sequence CTGGCCCGCACCGCGCTGCAGCCTGCCGCGACGCCGCCGGAGCTGATCCGGAACTTCTGCATCATCGCCCACATCGACCACGGCAAGTCGACCCTGGCCGACCGGATGCTGCAGATGACGGGCGTCGTCGACGAGCGGGCGATGCGCGCCCAGTACCTCGACCGCATGGACATCGAGCGCGAGCGGGGCATCACGATCAAGAGCCAGGCCGTCCGCATGCCGTGGGAGCTCGAGGGCACGACCTACGCGCTCAACATGATCGACACCCCCGGGCACGTCGACTTCACCTACGAGGTCTCGCGGTCGCTGGCTGCGTGCGAGGGCGCGGTCCTGCTCGTCGACGCGGCGCAGGGCATCGAGGCGCAGACCCTGGCGAACCTCTACCTCGCCATGGAGAACGACCTCACGATCATCCCGGTCCTCAACAAGATCGACCTGCCCGCCGCGCAGCCGGAGAAGTATGCCGACGAGCTGGCCGGGCTCATCGGGTGCGACCCCGAGGACTGCCTCAAGGTCTCCGGCAAGACCGGCGTGGGCGTCGAGCCGCTCCTCGACGAGATCGTCAGGCAGCTGCCCGCCCCGGTCGGCGTGGCCGACGCCCCGGCCCGGGCCATGATCTTCGACTCGGTCTACGACACCTACCGCGGCGTCGTCACCTACGTCCGCGTCGTCGACGGCCACCTGAGCCCGCGCGAGCGGATCCAGATGATGTCGACCCGGGCGACGCACGAGCTGCTCGAGATCGGCGTCATCAGCCCCGAGCCGGTGCCCTCCAAGGGCCTCGGCGTCGGCGAGGTCGGCTACCTCATCACCGGCGTGAAGGACGTGCGCCAGTCGCGCGTGGGCGACACGGTGACGAACCAGTCCAAGCCGGCCAAGGACGCACTCGGCGGCTACCGCGACCCCAAGCCGATGGTGTTCTCCGGGCTCTACCCGATCGACGGGTCGGACTACCCCGACCTGCGCGACGCCCTCGACAAGCTCAAGCTCAACGACGCCGCGCTGGTGTACGAGCCGGAGACGTCGGCGGCGCTCGGCTTCGGCTTCCGCATCGGCTTCCTCGGGATGCTGCACCTCGAGATCGTCCGCGAGCGGCTCGAGCGGGAGTTCAACCTCGACCTCATCTCGACGCTGCCCAACGTCGTCTACGACGTGACGATGGACGACGGCAAGGAGATCGTCGTCACCAACCCCAGCGAGTTCCCCTACGGCAAGGTCGCCTCGGTGACCGAGCCGGTCGTGCGGGCCACGATCCTGGCGCCGAGCGAGTTCATCGGCGCGATCATGGAGCTCTGCCAGCAGAAGCGGGGGAGCCTGCGCGGCATGGACTACCTGTCCGAGGACCGCGTCGAGATGCGCTACACCCTGCCGCTGGCCGAGATCGTCTTCGACTTCTTCGACCAGCTGAAGTCGCGCACCCGCGGGTACGCCTCGCTCGACTACGAGCCCGACGGCGAGCAGGAGGCCGACCTCGTCAAGGTCGACATCCTCCTGCAGGGCGAGACCGTCGACGCGTTCTCGGCGATCGTCCACAAGGACAAGGCCTACGCGTACGGCGTCATGATGGCCAGCAAGCTCAAGGACCTCATCCCCCGGCAGCAGTTCGAGGTGCCCATCCAGGCCGCGATCGGCGCCCGGATCATCGCCCGTGAGAACATCCGCGCGATCCGCAAGGACGTGCTCGCCAAGTGCTACGGCGGTGACATCAGCCGCAAGCGCAAGCTGCTCGAGAAGCAGAAGGCCGGCAAGAAGCGGATGAAGAGCATCGGCACCGTCGAGGTCCCGCCGGAGGCCTTCATCGCAGCCCTGTCCAGCGACACCGAGAAGTCCAAGAAGTAG
- a CDS encoding MFS transporter, which translates to MTDAQTAVPVIDPVDPVGPEVHPAHMRLALLALAVGGFAIGTTEFVTMGLLPQVADGVGIDIPTAGHVVSAYAAGVVVGAPVLATLGSKLPRKTLLLWLMLGFAVANGLSALAGSYGLLMVARFLSGLPHGAYFGVGSLVAASLVPTHRRTWAVSMMIAGLTVANIVGVPLTTRLGQAYGWQWPYAAVSVIALVTVLAVWRWVPFCPADGGVSVRSELSALKRPQVWLALGIGTVGFGGMFATFSYIAPTMTDLGGFSSATIPLILALYGVGMTAGAMLSGPVSRVGLLRGITLSLVTIAVMLALFGPAVQASQALALVAVFLLGLLPSVLVPMLQTRLMDVAHEGQALAAALNHSTLNIANALGAWLGSIVLAAGLGYEWPSRVGAILAVLGVGIALWSLALDRRTGRSGTHAA; encoded by the coding sequence GTGACCGACGCCCAGACCGCCGTGCCCGTCATCGACCCCGTCGACCCCGTCGGTCCCGAGGTCCACCCGGCGCACATGCGGCTGGCCCTGCTGGCGCTGGCCGTGGGCGGCTTCGCCATCGGCACCACCGAGTTCGTGACCATGGGACTGCTGCCGCAGGTCGCCGACGGTGTCGGCATCGACATCCCCACCGCCGGGCACGTCGTGTCGGCGTATGCCGCGGGCGTCGTCGTCGGTGCCCCTGTGCTGGCGACCCTGGGGTCGAAGCTGCCGCGCAAGACCCTGCTGCTGTGGCTGATGCTGGGGTTCGCCGTGGCCAACGGCCTGTCGGCGCTCGCCGGCAGCTACGGCCTGCTCATGGTCGCGCGCTTCCTCTCCGGCCTGCCGCACGGTGCGTACTTCGGCGTCGGCTCGCTCGTCGCCGCCTCGCTCGTCCCGACGCACCGCCGTACGTGGGCGGTGTCGATGATGATCGCGGGGCTCACCGTGGCGAACATCGTGGGCGTCCCGCTCACGACGCGCCTCGGCCAGGCCTACGGGTGGCAGTGGCCGTATGCCGCGGTGAGCGTCATCGCCCTGGTCACCGTGCTCGCGGTGTGGCGCTGGGTGCCGTTCTGCCCGGCCGACGGCGGGGTGTCCGTGCGCTCGGAGCTGTCGGCGCTCAAGCGGCCGCAGGTGTGGCTCGCGCTCGGTATCGGGACCGTGGGCTTCGGCGGCATGTTCGCGACGTTCTCCTACATCGCGCCGACGATGACCGACCTCGGGGGCTTCTCGAGCGCCACGATCCCGCTGATCCTGGCGCTGTACGGCGTGGGCATGACCGCCGGGGCCATGCTGTCCGGGCCGGTGTCACGGGTCGGGTTGCTCCGTGGCATCACGCTCTCGCTGGTGACTATTGCCGTCATGCTCGCCCTCTTCGGGCCGGCCGTGCAGGCGTCGCAGGCCCTGGCGCTCGTCGCGGTCTTCCTGCTCGGCCTGCTGCCGAGCGTGCTCGTCCCGATGCTGCAGACGCGGCTCATGGACGTCGCGCACGAGGGCCAGGCACTCGCCGCCGCGCTCAACCACTCGACCCTGAACATCGCCAACGCCCTCGGTGCCTGGTTGGGGTCGATCGTGCTGGCGGCGGGCCTGGGCTACGAGTGGCCGTCGCGCGTCGGGGCGATCCTCGCCGTCCTGGGTGTCGGCATCGCCCTGTGGTCGCTCGCCCTCGACCGCCGGACAGGCCGGTCGGGCACCCACGCTGCCTGA
- a CDS encoding M48 family metallopeptidase has protein sequence MAEQTQYAPPVGPTGPMPPMFPPGYRKRVRTHLRHPLENLCLVLVLLGSVLVWTFAGYEVASAIVERRQPDPYAIFFLAAPVIVYFARGQLYAQLRLSGVKITPTQYPQAHQMLVEAAAHHGLPKLPDAYVVLGNGMINAAASGHGFRKFVFVYSDLFEIGGEARNPDALRFIIGHEVGHIAAGHTSYWRLLGISGASWIPFLGSTLSRSQEYTADNFGYAMVPQGSAAAMATLAAGKYLNRTVDVNALADRATTETGFFVWWVNALASHPVLVWRSHALRDRRRPGRLLWRPKARG, from the coding sequence ATGGCCGAGCAGACCCAGTACGCACCGCCCGTCGGCCCGACCGGCCCGATGCCCCCGATGTTCCCGCCCGGGTACCGCAAACGAGTCCGCACGCACCTGCGCCACCCGCTGGAGAACCTCTGCCTCGTCCTGGTGCTGCTCGGGTCCGTGCTCGTGTGGACGTTCGCGGGGTACGAGGTCGCGTCCGCGATCGTGGAGCGGCGCCAGCCCGACCCGTACGCCATCTTCTTCCTGGCCGCGCCCGTCATCGTCTACTTCGCGCGCGGCCAGCTCTACGCCCAGCTGCGGCTCAGCGGCGTCAAGATCACCCCGACGCAGTACCCGCAGGCGCACCAGATGCTCGTCGAGGCCGCCGCCCACCACGGCCTGCCGAAGCTGCCCGACGCCTACGTCGTCCTCGGCAACGGCATGATCAACGCCGCGGCGTCCGGGCACGGGTTCCGCAAGTTCGTCTTCGTCTACAGCGACCTGTTCGAGATCGGCGGCGAGGCGCGCAACCCCGACGCGCTGCGGTTCATCATCGGCCACGAGGTCGGCCACATCGCCGCCGGGCACACGAGCTACTGGCGGCTGCTGGGCATCAGCGGGGCGTCCTGGATCCCGTTCCTCGGATCGACCCTGTCGCGCAGCCAGGAGTACACCGCCGACAACTTCGGCTACGCGATGGTGCCGCAGGGCAGTGCCGCAGCCATGGCGACCCTCGCCGCCGGCAAGTACCTCAACCGCACCGTCGACGTGAACGCCCTGGCCGACCGCGCGACCACCGAGACCGGCTTCTTCGTCTGGTGGGTCAACGCCCTCGCGTCCCACCCGGTGCTGGTCTGGCGCTCGCACGCCCTGCGCGACCGTCGCCGCCCCGGCCGCCTCCTGTGGCGGCCGAAGGCCCGCGGGTGA
- a CDS encoding type II toxin-antitoxin system PemK/MazF family toxin: protein MTYAPTRDGRPDPGEVVWTWVPFQEDHRKGKDRPVLLIGRDGRWLLGLMLTTRARSSVEAQRGYTRRSWVAIGSGPWDRQGRPSEVRVDRVVRVDSRRVRREGAALDATRFAQVAEAVRRRGSPDGRR, encoded by the coding sequence ATGACGTACGCACCCACGCGCGACGGGCGGCCGGACCCTGGCGAGGTCGTGTGGACCTGGGTGCCCTTTCAAGAGGACCACCGCAAGGGCAAGGACCGTCCTGTCCTGCTCATCGGTCGCGACGGCAGGTGGCTGCTCGGGCTGATGCTGACGACGCGGGCTCGGAGCAGTGTGGAGGCCCAGCGTGGCTACACGCGCCGGAGCTGGGTGGCCATCGGCAGCGGGCCCTGGGACCGACAGGGGCGCCCGAGCGAGGTACGCGTCGACAGGGTTGTCCGGGTCGACTCCCGCAGGGTCAGGCGAGAGGGCGCCGCTCTGGATGCCACTCGTTTCGCCCAGGTTGCGGAGGCGGTCCGCCGGCGTGGGTCGCCTGATGGCAGACGGTGA
- a CDS encoding phosphotransferase family protein, which produces MADGEALRGPCENGLTADVDYRFTSRRPEFADLPEVVQARIAGLAGAEVAHAHPAVTSGFTGAYAGLLELRDGRRVFAKAADPDHPFAHAALPREAAVLALLDGRAGAPNLVGAGEADVWTVNVLEAIDGRLPGMPWTPTDAAAAHAACVEWAALPTDLVARLTDNTVAEDVGRDQVALTCLDDLAAGARPWPEGCRPLSADQARELAELGRSAARALVGDRLVHGDLRPDNMLMTPGGRARFVDWNWVARGPGWCDFVGLLPLMAHQGLDADRLALESPLLAGVDPDAVDAFLAVIIGFMVEHAGHPDVDSSQSAVRAHQAQMARTFLAWLAHRRSW; this is translated from the coding sequence ATGGCAGACGGTGAAGCTCTGCGTGGTCCTTGCGAGAACGGCCTGACCGCGGACGTGGACTACCGGTTCACCTCGCGGCGGCCCGAGTTCGCCGATCTCCCGGAGGTGGTGCAGGCGCGCATTGCCGGCCTCGCCGGGGCCGAGGTGGCGCACGCGCACCCGGCCGTGACGAGCGGCTTCACCGGCGCGTATGCCGGGCTGCTCGAGCTGCGCGACGGCCGCCGGGTGTTCGCCAAGGCGGCCGACCCGGACCACCCCTTCGCGCACGCCGCCCTCCCCCGTGAGGCGGCGGTCCTAGCCCTGCTGGACGGGCGTGCGGGAGCGCCGAACCTCGTCGGGGCCGGCGAGGCCGACGTGTGGACCGTGAACGTCCTGGAGGCGATCGACGGCCGCCTCCCGGGTATGCCGTGGACGCCCACCGACGCCGCGGCGGCGCACGCGGCCTGCGTGGAGTGGGCCGCCCTGCCCACCGACCTCGTCGCGCGGCTCACGGACAACACCGTGGCCGAGGACGTCGGCAGAGACCAGGTGGCGCTCACCTGCCTCGACGACCTCGCCGCCGGCGCGCGGCCGTGGCCCGAGGGCTGCCGCCCCCTGAGCGCGGACCAGGCGCGGGAGCTCGCGGAGCTCGGCCGGTCCGCCGCTCGCGCCCTCGTCGGGGACCGACTGGTGCACGGCGACCTGCGGCCGGACAACATGCTCATGACCCCCGGCGGCCGGGCCCGGTTCGTCGACTGGAACTGGGTGGCCCGCGGGCCGGGCTGGTGCGACTTCGTCGGGCTACTGCCCCTCATGGCCCACCAGGGCCTGGACGCCGACCGCCTGGCGCTGGAGTCGCCCCTGCTGGCCGGTGTGGACCCCGACGCGGTCGACGCGTTCCTCGCCGTCATCATCGGCTTCATGGTCGAGCACGCCGGCCACCCCGACGTCGACAGCTCGCAGTCGGCGGTCCGGGCCCACCAGGCGCAGATGGCGCGTACCTTCCTCGCCTGGCTCGCCCACCGCCGGAGCTGGTAG
- a CDS encoding type II toxin-antitoxin system PemK/MazF family toxin: MRGLLQRLLGRARPSHRPATRPAPRRAPRQGNPPSGSGAGSAQPARDYPGDYTGTPRLSYSPSPDGQPDPGEIVWTWVPYEEDHRQGKDRPVLVVGRDGPWLLGLMLTSKDHDRDAADEARWGRHWVDIGVGDWDRQRRPSEVRVDRVLRVDPAGVRREGAALDRSRFQQVAEAVRDAHR, translated from the coding sequence ATGCGCGGACTCCTGCAGCGACTTCTCGGACGGGCTCGACCCTCGCACCGCCCGGCGACGCGGCCGGCGCCGAGGCGGGCACCGAGGCAGGGAAACCCGCCGAGTGGCTCCGGCGCGGGCAGCGCGCAGCCCGCTCGGGACTATCCCGGCGACTACACGGGCACACCGCGGCTCTCCTACTCCCCCAGCCCCGATGGCCAGCCCGACCCGGGCGAGATCGTGTGGACCTGGGTGCCCTACGAGGAGGACCACCGCCAGGGCAAGGACCGGCCCGTGCTCGTCGTCGGCCGCGACGGGCCGTGGCTGCTCGGGCTGATGCTGACCAGCAAGGACCACGACCGCGACGCAGCCGACGAGGCGCGGTGGGGGCGGCACTGGGTCGACATCGGCGTGGGCGACTGGGACCGGCAGCGGCGCCCCAGCGAGGTGCGTGTGGACCGGGTGCTGCGCGTCGACCCGGCCGGTGTACGCCGCGAGGGTGCCGCGCTCGACCGGTCCCGTTTCCAGCAGGTCGCCGAAGCCGTCCGCGACGCCCACCGCTGA
- a CDS encoding lysozyme, with amino-acid sequence MNTRTLPRRAATVTTVVAAAVVCLASVLAAPADAAPTTGGPTPAARDAGIRAVGDAYMGWEQDGGRASRPAPPVTAPSGATSLAAATQTPGIDVSKWQGNVDWASWWSQGKRFAYVKATEGTSYQNSYFAQQYNGSYNVGMIRGSYHFALPDNSSGTSQADYFVDHGGGWSADGKTLPGVLDIEYNPYGATCYGLSQSTMRSWIAAFTSRYKARTGRDAVIYSTTSWWTTCTGNTSQFSTTNPLWIARYSSTVGTLPAGWSYYTFWQYTDSPLDQDWFNGDLTRLKALALG; translated from the coding sequence ATGAACACCCGCACGCTTCCACGCAGGGCCGCGACCGTCACCACCGTTGTCGCCGCCGCAGTCGTCTGCCTCGCGTCCGTGCTGGCCGCGCCGGCCGACGCGGCGCCCACCACCGGCGGTCCGACGCCGGCGGCGCGCGACGCCGGCATCCGGGCCGTCGGCGACGCCTACATGGGGTGGGAGCAGGACGGGGGCCGGGCGTCGCGCCCCGCCCCTCCCGTGACGGCCCCGTCGGGGGCGACGAGCCTGGCAGCCGCCACCCAGACACCAGGCATCGACGTGTCCAAGTGGCAGGGCAACGTCGACTGGGCCTCGTGGTGGTCGCAGGGCAAGCGGTTCGCCTACGTCAAGGCCACCGAGGGCACGTCGTACCAGAACTCCTACTTCGCCCAGCAGTACAACGGCTCGTACAACGTCGGCATGATCCGCGGCTCGTACCACTTCGCCCTGCCCGACAACTCCTCCGGCACGTCGCAGGCCGACTACTTCGTCGACCACGGTGGCGGCTGGTCGGCCGACGGCAAGACGCTGCCCGGGGTGCTCGACATCGAGTACAACCCCTACGGCGCGACCTGCTACGGCCTGAGCCAGTCCACGATGCGCAGCTGGATCGCGGCCTTCACGAGCCGGTACAAGGCGCGCACGGGGCGGGACGCGGTGATCTACAGCACGACGAGCTGGTGGACCACCTGCACCGGCAACACGAGCCAGTTCTCGACCACGAACCCGCTGTGGATCGCGCGCTACAGCTCGACCGTGGGCACGCTGCCCGCGGGCTGGTCGTACTACACGTTCTGGCAGTACACCGACAGCCCGCTCGACCAGGACTGGTTCAACGGGGACCTGACCCGGCTCAAGGCGCTCGCCCTCGGCTGA
- the rpsT gene encoding 30S ribosomal protein S20, which produces MANIKSQLKRIKTNRVATERNKAVKSELKTHIRKFREAAASGDAAAAQDALKVASKKLDKAVSKGVIHANQAANKKSAMAKKAASL; this is translated from the coding sequence GTGGCAAACATCAAGTCCCAGCTCAAGCGGATCAAGACGAACCGCGTGGCGACCGAGCGCAACAAGGCCGTCAAGAGCGAGCTCAAGACCCACATCCGCAAGTTCCGCGAGGCCGCTGCCTCCGGCGACGCCGCGGCGGCTCAGGACGCCCTCAAGGTCGCGTCCAAGAAGCTCGACAAGGCCGTGAGCAAGGGCGTCATCCACGCCAACCAGGCCGCCAACAAGAAGTCGGCCATGGCGAAGAAGGCCGCCTCGCTCTGA
- the holA gene encoding DNA polymerase III subunit delta, whose amino-acid sequence MTATPTRSVPPLVLIAGPEGVLAERALASTLEELKASAPDLEVVRLAAATYEAGSIGIHASPSLFGGEKCLVVEDLDEAPDELQEDLLAFLAAPEPDVTLVVTHKSGQRGKKVLDTLKKSKARVLEAPAIKTDRDKTEFATHEFRRAGRKVTPDAVRALIEAVGKDVRELAAACGQLVADTTGVVDEELVARYHGGKVEATGFRVADAAVAGQTGEALRLLRHAIATGVDPVPIVAVLAQQLRQLVKVGAAGRGRSADVARELGMAPWQVDKARRGLSGWGPEGLAEAIQAVAQADFEVKGGGRDPVYAVERAILTISEARTGR is encoded by the coding sequence GTGACCGCGACACCCACCCGCAGCGTGCCGCCGCTCGTCCTCATCGCCGGGCCCGAGGGCGTGCTCGCCGAGCGCGCCCTGGCGAGCACCCTGGAGGAGCTCAAGGCATCCGCCCCGGACCTGGAGGTGGTGCGGCTCGCGGCGGCGACGTACGAGGCGGGCTCGATCGGCATCCACGCCAGCCCCTCCCTGTTCGGCGGCGAGAAGTGCCTCGTCGTGGAGGACCTCGACGAGGCGCCGGACGAGCTGCAGGAGGACCTGCTCGCGTTCCTCGCCGCTCCCGAGCCGGACGTCACCCTCGTCGTCACCCACAAGAGCGGCCAGCGTGGCAAGAAGGTCCTCGACACGCTGAAGAAGTCCAAGGCCCGGGTCCTCGAGGCCCCTGCGATCAAGACCGACCGCGACAAGACCGAGTTCGCGACCCACGAGTTCCGCCGTGCCGGCCGCAAGGTCACGCCCGATGCGGTCCGGGCGCTCATCGAGGCGGTCGGCAAGGACGTGCGCGAGCTCGCCGCCGCCTGCGGCCAGCTCGTCGCCGACACCACGGGCGTGGTCGACGAGGAGCTCGTGGCCCGGTACCACGGCGGGAAGGTCGAGGCGACCGGCTTCCGCGTCGCCGACGCCGCCGTCGCCGGCCAGACCGGCGAGGCGCTGCGGCTGCTCCGGCACGCGATCGCCACCGGCGTCGACCCCGTGCCGATCGTCGCCGTCCTGGCCCAGCAGCTGCGCCAGCTGGTCAAGGTGGGGGCGGCGGGACGGGGCCGGTCCGCCGACGTCGCGCGCGAGCTCGGGATGGCGCCATGGCAGGTGGACAAGGCGCGGCGGGGGCTGTCCGGCTGGGGTCCCGAGGGCCTCGCCGAAGCGATCCAGGCGGTCGCGCAGGCGGACTTCGAGGTCAAGGGCGGCGGCCGCGACCCCGTGTATGCCGTGGAGCGGGCCATCCTCACGATCAGCGAGGCACGCACCGGCCGGTGA